In one window of Streptomyces roseofulvus DNA:
- a CDS encoding response regulator transcription factor, translating into MSIRVLVADDQTIIRTGLRIMLNAQPDIEVVGEAADGREAVRLARELRPDVCLFDIRMPLLDGLEATRLVAGPGVADPLAVVVITTFDLDEYVYGSLRAGARGFLLKDTGPDLLAQAVRSASDGEALIAPSVTVRLLQAFADLPAGRPVAQPVSPVTAREEQVLLAVARGLTNTEIADVLHISLSTVKTHLASLMAKLGARNRVEIAMWAYETRRILPGT; encoded by the coding sequence GTGTCCATTCGCGTCCTCGTCGCTGACGACCAGACGATCATCCGCACCGGGTTGCGGATCATGCTGAACGCGCAGCCGGACATCGAGGTGGTCGGCGAGGCCGCCGACGGGCGGGAAGCGGTCCGTCTGGCCCGCGAACTACGCCCCGACGTCTGCCTGTTCGACATCCGCATGCCCCTCCTCGACGGGCTCGAAGCCACCCGCCTGGTCGCCGGCCCGGGCGTCGCCGACCCGCTGGCCGTCGTCGTCATCACCACGTTCGACCTCGACGAGTACGTCTACGGCTCACTGCGGGCCGGCGCCCGGGGCTTCCTCCTCAAGGACACGGGCCCGGACCTTCTGGCGCAGGCCGTACGGTCGGCTTCCGACGGCGAGGCGCTCATCGCGCCCAGCGTCACGGTCCGTCTGCTCCAGGCCTTCGCGGACCTGCCCGCCGGCCGGCCCGTGGCCCAACCGGTCTCCCCCGTCACCGCCCGCGAGGAGCAGGTGCTCCTCGCCGTCGCCCGCGGCCTGACGAACACCGAGATCGCCGACGTGCTGCACATCAGCCTCAGCACGGTGAAGACGCACCTGGCCAGCCTGATGGCCAAACTCGGCGCCCGCAACCGGGTCGAGATCGCGATGTGGGCCTACGAGACGCGCCGGATCCTCCCCGGAACCTGA